From a region of the Vicinamibacterales bacterium genome:
- a CDS encoding VCBS repeat-containing protein — MRHSIVIAVSLVAIWSIPSCSGQAPEPTTSSTVDVHFRPVQPELFKDSGALTDAWADIDGDGDPDRFVGFNGAASRLYRNDRGNGYVDIAIEMGLNVTRSVRTAAWGDFDNDGDPDLLLGFAGEAPVTALYRNDRNTGFTNVAGLVGLELPEGTTRQASWVDYDADGDLDLFLALRDRANRLFRNDASESFTDITLESGIGDVRRTVGAVWFDTDQDGDLDLVTANMDGDANGHWQNNGGKFTDTAAGQPMEAGGRMLGDPSQGSVRVCAADVNTDGWFDLSFANYGPNALLYASGPSAWADTSGAPNLAIDARYDTCAWGDFDNDGGLDLYVNGTVTGGTQYRDWLYHQEENTTFVDVTPSELLQLNASHGATWVDFDLDGDLDLALTGAAEDAMHYLMENLLPRVSGRQSLQVRVLDAEGHATRPGTEVRVYTAGTDQLLGTRLVDTGSSYDAQSDLPLHFGLRNGNPVDVAVTVVGAGKRHTGTVANISPVMFSGSILTLRIDESGRIVD, encoded by the coding sequence ATGCGACACTCAATAGTGATAGCCGTTTCACTCGTAGCGATTTGGAGCATTCCGTCTTGCAGTGGCCAAGCACCAGAACCAACAACATCCAGCACGGTTGATGTTCATTTTCGGCCAGTTCAACCCGAACTCTTTAAGGATAGTGGTGCCCTCACGGATGCTTGGGCTGACATTGACGGTGACGGTGACCCCGACCGATTCGTTGGTTTTAACGGTGCTGCTAGTCGCCTATATCGCAATGACCGTGGAAATGGCTACGTTGATATTGCGATTGAGATGGGGCTCAATGTTACCCGCAGCGTCCGAACAGCCGCTTGGGGTGACTTCGACAATGATGGGGACCCTGATTTGCTGCTCGGGTTCGCAGGAGAAGCGCCCGTCACAGCCCTTTATCGTAACGATAGAAACACCGGCTTCACAAACGTGGCCGGGCTGGTTGGATTGGAGTTGCCAGAGGGGACCACTCGACAGGCGTCATGGGTAGACTATGACGCTGATGGAGACCTCGATCTTTTCCTCGCTTTAAGGGACCGAGCTAATCGGCTGTTCCGGAACGATGCTAGCGAGAGCTTTACTGACATCACTCTAGAAAGTGGTATCGGTGATGTTCGGCGTACCGTTGGGGCGGTCTGGTTCGACACCGATCAAGACGGAGACCTGGACTTAGTCACTGCTAACATGGATGGGGATGCAAACGGCCATTGGCAAAATAACGGCGGAAAATTCACAGACACCGCAGCCGGACAGCCTATGGAAGCCGGGGGACGGATGCTCGGAGACCCATCGCAAGGAAGCGTACGGGTGTGCGCCGCCGATGTGAACACGGACGGCTGGTTCGACCTTTCTTTTGCGAACTACGGTCCGAACGCTCTCTTGTATGCGTCGGGCCCAAGCGCTTGGGCTGACACCAGCGGTGCTCCAAACCTTGCGATTGATGCACGTTACGACACCTGCGCATGGGGAGATTTTGACAACGATGGCGGCTTGGATTTGTATGTAAACGGTACCGTCACGGGCGGCACTCAATACCGTGATTGGCTTTATCACCAGGAAGAAAATACGACGTTCGTGGACGTCACCCCATCCGAATTGCTGCAGTTAAACGCGAGCCACGGAGCCACTTGGGTTGACTTCGACCTGGACGGCGACCTCGACCTAGCCCTCACAGGCGCCGCCGAAGACGCGATGCACTATCTCATGGAGAACCTACTCCCTAGAGTCTCCGGACGCCAATCGCTGCAAGTCCGAGTATTAGACGCCGAAGGCCACGCCACCCGTCCGGGTACGGAAGTTAGGGTATACACTGCGGGCACCGATCAACTACTAGGAACGCGCTTGGTCGACACGGGCTCGAGCTATGACGCACAATCTGACCTGCCGCTCCATTTTGGTCTGAGGAATGGGAATCCGGTGGATGTGGCGGTAACAGTCGTGGGAGCCGGCAAGCGACATACCGGGACGGTCGCAAACATCTCCCCCGTAATGTTCAGTGGCTCCATTCTCACGTTGCGTATCGACGAGTCTGGACGCATTGTTGACTAG
- a CDS encoding peptidase E, with amino-acid sequence MERREFLASTTLGAVGLSSVDLSLAASRPDTSSQSSNRKILIAGGGYGTSFIRYMASLTGKERPKLCYLPTASADRESGIVRWYANCAPLNVIPSVQVSFINSNRMNQTFAEVLLSVDGIVVSGGNTLNQQVIWKAHGIDEVLREAWDRGIVLGGASAGSLCWFEEGTTDSRPKELTVVKCLGFLKGSHSPHYDGEANRRPTYHRMIKSGEMKPGYACDNNAGIYFEDNEVARVVHTRAEAKVYYVSLQGEEVVERELEAEMIE; translated from the coding sequence ATGGAAAGACGAGAATTCCTCGCATCAACGACATTAGGAGCGGTCGGTTTGAGCTCAGTAGATCTTTCTCTAGCTGCCTCACGACCCGACACATCCTCACAATCCAGCAACCGAAAGATTTTGATTGCTGGTGGAGGCTACGGCACATCTTTCATCCGCTACATGGCGTCTCTCACCGGTAAGGAGCGACCAAAGCTCTGTTATTTACCGACCGCGTCGGCTGATCGAGAGTCGGGAATCGTCAGATGGTATGCCAACTGTGCACCATTAAATGTCATTCCATCAGTACAGGTTAGCTTCATCAACAGCAACCGTATGAATCAAACGTTTGCAGAGGTTCTGCTGTCGGTGGATGGCATCGTTGTCTCAGGCGGCAATACGCTAAACCAGCAGGTGATCTGGAAGGCCCACGGAATCGATGAGGTCCTTCGAGAGGCCTGGGACCGTGGGATCGTGCTTGGTGGCGCAAGCGCCGGGTCCCTTTGTTGGTTCGAAGAAGGCACGACAGATTCCCGACCCAAGGAACTGACCGTGGTTAAATGTCTCGGGTTCCTTAAAGGAAGCCATTCCCCTCACTATGACGGTGAAGCAAATCGCCGACCGACTTACCACCGTATGATCAAGTCAGGTGAAATGAAACCTGGATATGCCTGCGACAACAACGCAGGAATCTATTTTGAGGACAATGAGGTTGCGAGAGTCGTACACACCAGAGCGGAGGCCAAGGTCTACTACGTGAGTCTCCAAGGAGAAGAGGTTGTCGAGAGAGAACTCGAAGCAGAAATGATCGAGTAA
- a CDS encoding carboxypeptidase-like regulatory domain-containing protein: MTRTTEPPRIVDVSTACFIAVLLAGMSGCQQPDNAIQIDNDDIGGIVSGPNGPEAGVWVIAETTDLPTRLNKIVVTDADGRYVIPDLPSANYTVWVRGYGLVDSPKVQVAPGAIQHLDAVPAPDPHSAAHYYPAGYWFSLLQVPGEEEFPGTGPEGNGLSPNMASRAEWLRNLKSGGCMACHQLGNQPIREIPEELGDFESSVAAWDRRIESGQAGGSMSNGLNRMGRRRTLEIFADWTDRIAAGEVPEAPRRPQGVERNIVITQWDWADPKAYLHDEVSTDKRDPTVNANGPIYGALEFSADYVPILNPVEHASSQVTLPVRDPDTPVASGPPLQASPYWGDEAIWTSRANAHNPMLDHRGRLWLTSRVRPRENPAFCRDGSDHPSAKQFPVTGSGRHLAMYDPETEEYSLISTCFSTHHLVFAEDDDHTLWTSGGGQVIGWLNTKMFDETGDEQQAQGWTALVLDTNGNGKRDAYVESDEASDPSKDTRVRSGYYGVAVSPIDGTIWGSSLGFPGAILRLDPGPDPAATALIEVYMPPWNNPDVPVQGYSPRGMDIDRNGVAWTPLASGHMASFDRSKCTEPLNGPVATGQHCPEGWTLYPEPLPQLKGLADSGSAESSYYTWVDQFDTLGLGANVPINTGNGSEGLLALKDGEWVVMRVPYPLGFYTKWMDGRIDDPNAGWKGKGLWATYSSRTPFHLEGGKGTTSKVVKFQLRPDPLAR; this comes from the coding sequence ATGACGAGGACAACAGAACCGCCAAGAATCGTGGATGTGAGTACCGCGTGCTTCATCGCAGTGTTGCTTGCAGGAATGAGTGGCTGTCAACAACCTGACAACGCGATTCAGATTGATAACGATGACATCGGCGGAATTGTGAGTGGTCCAAATGGACCCGAAGCTGGTGTTTGGGTCATCGCAGAAACCACCGACCTGCCGACTAGGCTCAACAAGATTGTTGTCACGGACGCTGACGGGCGTTACGTTATTCCGGACCTGCCGAGTGCGAACTACACCGTGTGGGTTCGTGGATATGGTCTGGTTGATTCGCCCAAAGTCCAGGTGGCTCCCGGTGCCATTCAACATCTGGACGCCGTACCGGCACCCGACCCGCATTCCGCGGCGCATTACTATCCGGCTGGCTACTGGTTCTCATTGCTCCAAGTACCAGGCGAAGAGGAGTTCCCAGGTACAGGACCCGAGGGAAACGGTCTCTCGCCAAACATGGCAAGTCGAGCTGAATGGTTGCGAAATTTGAAATCTGGTGGCTGCATGGCATGTCACCAGTTGGGTAATCAGCCTATACGTGAGATCCCCGAGGAACTCGGCGACTTTGAGTCTTCGGTGGCTGCGTGGGACCGACGCATCGAATCTGGTCAGGCGGGTGGGAGTATGAGCAACGGGCTCAATCGAATGGGACGGCGACGAACCCTCGAGATTTTCGCCGACTGGACTGATCGGATTGCGGCTGGCGAAGTGCCTGAGGCACCACGCCGCCCGCAAGGTGTGGAGCGCAATATCGTGATTACGCAGTGGGACTGGGCTGACCCGAAGGCTTACCTGCACGACGAGGTGTCCACCGACAAACGGGACCCCACCGTGAACGCGAACGGTCCCATTTATGGCGCCTTGGAATTCAGTGCGGATTACGTGCCAATCCTGAACCCTGTCGAGCACGCGTCGAGTCAAGTGACCCTGCCGGTCCGAGACCCGGATACGCCCGTGGCTTCGGGTCCACCACTACAGGCATCACCCTACTGGGGTGACGAAGCAATCTGGACGAGTCGCGCCAATGCACATAACCCGATGCTCGACCATCGGGGAAGACTCTGGCTCACTTCACGAGTCCGCCCGAGGGAAAATCCCGCTTTCTGTCGGGACGGCTCGGACCATCCTTCGGCGAAGCAGTTCCCAGTCACGGGTTCCGGCCGACATCTCGCGATGTACGATCCGGAAACGGAGGAATACTCGCTCATCAGTACGTGCTTCAGCACGCACCACTTGGTGTTTGCCGAGGATGATGATCACACGCTATGGACGAGTGGTGGTGGCCAGGTGATCGGTTGGTTAAATACGAAGATGTTCGACGAGACTGGTGATGAGCAGCAGGCGCAAGGTTGGACAGCACTCGTTCTTGACACCAATGGGAATGGCAAACGAGACGCCTATGTGGAGTCCGATGAAGCATCTGATCCCAGCAAGGATACGCGCGTCCGTTCTGGCTACTACGGCGTTGCGGTAAGTCCGATTGACGGCACAATTTGGGGCTCCTCGTTGGGATTTCCAGGGGCCATTTTACGACTTGACCCTGGCCCTGACCCGGCAGCGACTGCACTCATAGAAGTCTACATGCCCCCATGGAATAACCCAGACGTGCCGGTCCAGGGTTACTCACCGCGCGGCATGGACATCGACCGCAACGGTGTTGCGTGGACTCCCCTTGCCAGCGGGCATATGGCCAGTTTCGACCGTAGTAAGTGTACGGAACCGCTCAATGGTCCCGTCGCGACTGGTCAACACTGCCCGGAAGGATGGACTCTTTATCCAGAGCCGCTGCCGCAACTCAAAGGGTTGGCGGATTCAGGAAGTGCCGAGTCGAGTTACTACACGTGGGTGGACCAGTTTGATACGTTGGGCTTGGGTGCAAACGTGCCGATCAATACGGGGAATGGGTCTGAAGGGCTACTGGCCCTGAAGGACGGGGAATGGGTTGTTATGCGGGTTCCTTACCCGCTTGGGTTTTATACCAAGTGGATGGATGGTCGGATTGATGACCCGAATGCCGGTTGGAAAGGGAAGGGGCTCTGGGCGACCTACAGTAGCCGAACACCGTTCCACCTTGAAGGTGGGAAAGGCACCACGAGCAAGGTCGTGAAATTTCAGTTGCGACCCGACCCGTTGGCACGCTGA
- a CDS encoding DUF6152 family protein, whose protein sequence is GLHMKTRGFTIVACVGLLLATVPVVAHHSFSAEFDANAPVEVTGAVQKIEWLNPHVWFFVVVEDDEGTVTNWAMEMGSPNQLVRAGWTRSTMSIGDVVTVRGSRARDGSDTASTRYVVLANSGERLFTASSQRLPG, encoded by the coding sequence GGGGTTACACATGAAAACCAGAGGGTTCACGATCGTCGCTTGTGTCGGACTGCTGCTGGCCACCGTGCCAGTGGTTGCCCATCATTCCTTTTCTGCTGAGTTTGATGCTAATGCTCCGGTCGAAGTGACGGGGGCGGTCCAGAAAATTGAATGGCTCAATCCTCACGTCTGGTTCTTTGTGGTCGTAGAGGACGATGAGGGTACCGTTACGAACTGGGCCATGGAAATGGGTAGTCCAAATCAACTCGTAAGGGCCGGGTGGACACGGAGCACGATGAGCATTGGTGACGTCGTTACAGTGCGAGGGAGTCGCGCTCGGGACGGAAGCGATACTGCGAGCACCAGGTATGTGGTTCTGGCCAACAGCGGAGAGAGACTGTTCACGGCCTCGAGCCAAAGACTGCCAGGGTAA